The genomic region GGCGCGCGCAACACCGCGCTCGTGCACGCGCGCGGCGACGTCGTCGCCTTCCTGGATGACGACGCGCGCGCCGATCCCGCGTGGTTGGAGCGGCTGCTCGCGACGTACGCCGACGACCGGGTCGTCGGCGCGGGCGGTGCGGTCGAGCCCGCGTGGGTCGCGCCCAAGCCGCGCTGGTTCCCCGACGAGTTCCTGTGGGTGGTTGGGTGCAGCTGGCCGGGCCTGCCGTCGTCGGTCGGCGCGGTGCGCAACCCGATCGGGGCGAGCATGTCGTTCCGCCGGCGCGCGTTCGAGCGGGCCGGATCCTTCACCGACGGCGTCGGGCGCGGCGCGTCGAACCTCATGGGCTGCGAGGAGACCGAGTTCTCGATCCGGCTGCACCAGGCGCTGCCGGACGGTGTGGTCCTGTACGTGCCGGCCGCTCGCGTCGGCCACTCCGTCGACCGGTCCCGCACCACGTGGCGCTACTTCGTCACGCGCTGCGTCTCGGAGGGCCGCTCGAAGGCGCTCGTCGCGGCGAGCGTCGGCGCGGACGCCGCGCTCGCGAGCGAGCGGACGTACACGACGCGGACGCTCCCGCGCGGGATCGCCCGCGGCATCGGCGACGCGATGCGCGGCGACTGCGCCGGGTTGCTCCGCGCCGGCGCGATCGTCGCCGGGCTCGGCGCGACGGCGGCCGGCTACATCCGCGGTCGCGTCGCGTTCGTACGAGCGAAGAGGAGGTCGTCACTGCCGTGAGCGACGACGGGATCCCCGTCCTGCTGTACCACGCCGTCTCCGACGTCGCCCGCCCGGGGCTGGAACGGTGGACCGTCTCGCGTGCGGCGTTCGACGACCACGTCGCGAGGATCGCGGCGTCGGGGCGCGTACCGCTGACGATCCCGGAGCTCGCCGACGGTCTTCGGGGTGAGCGGCCGCTGCCCGACCGCCCCGTCGCAGTCACGTTCGACGACGGCTACGACGACACGCTCGCTGCGGTCGGGCTGCTGGCGGACCGCGGCATCGCGGCGACCGTCTACGCGACCGTGTCGTCGCTCGGGACGACCGGGATGCTCACGGCCGACCACCTCGCGGACCTCGCGCGCGTCGCACGTGTCGAGGTCGGCGCGCACGGCATGACGCACCGACGGCTCGACGAGCTCGATCGTGCCGACATCGTCCACGAGCTCGTCGCGTCGCGCGGCTGCATCGAGGCGATGACCGGCCGCCCGTGCACGACGTTCGCCTACCCGCACGGCGCGCACGACCGTCGCGTCCTGACCGCGGTCGTCGCGGCCGGCTACCGGTCGGGCGCGGCCGTCAAGAACGCGCTCTCCCACAGAGGCGACGACCCGTTCGCGATCGCGCGTGTGACGATCGAGGCCGGGACGTCGACGTCCGATCTCGAACGCGTCCTCGCGGGCGTGCGCGGGCTCGCACCACGCCACGACCGGCTGCGCACGCGCGGGTACCGGTGGGCACGCCGTACCCGCAGCCGGCTCCTCGCCGGGACGGCCCGTCGATGAGGTCGGAAGCGGCATCCGGAGCGACGGACGCGCGGGTCGTGACCCTGCCCGGCACCGC from Acidimicrobiia bacterium harbors:
- a CDS encoding glycosyltransferase, with product MTATSSAQDDAQRAPTAQDVGTVTVVVCTYDGDRWDLLCRALASVRQQSRVPEQIVLVVDHNLALLERARRAFPDVDVVPNACPRGLAGARNTALVHARGDVVAFLDDDARADPAWLERLLATYADDRVVGAGGAVEPAWVAPKPRWFPDEFLWVVGCSWPGLPSSVGAVRNPIGASMSFRRRAFERAGSFTDGVGRGASNLMGCEETEFSIRLHQALPDGVVLYVPAARVGHSVDRSRTTWRYFVTRCVSEGRSKALVAASVGADAALASERTYTTRTLPRGIARGIGDAMRGDCAGLLRAGAIVAGLGATAAGYIRGRVAFVRAKRRSSLP
- a CDS encoding polysaccharide deacetylase family protein, whose translation is MSDDGIPVLLYHAVSDVARPGLERWTVSRAAFDDHVARIAASGRVPLTIPELADGLRGERPLPDRPVAVTFDDGYDDTLAAVGLLADRGIAATVYATVSSLGTTGMLTADHLADLARVARVEVGAHGMTHRRLDELDRADIVHELVASRGCIEAMTGRPCTTFAYPHGAHDRRVLTAVVAAGYRSGAAVKNALSHRGDDPFAIARVTIEAGTSTSDLERVLAGVRGLAPRHDRLRTRGYRWARRTRSRLLAGTARR